A window of the Ostrea edulis chromosome 1, xbOstEdul1.1, whole genome shotgun sequence genome harbors these coding sequences:
- the LOC125681423 gene encoding probable ATP-dependent DNA helicase RecS — translation MTRGRELFELYDNQSKTPFRTKFVVEVKMEDVDKIEAVEKEVCKLFNVEALKAEQKVILQCLLSKQDCMAVLPTGYGKSLPYQMYLPLIRQLTETNLCHGLPFQAKFDVNEKIIVCCPLVSLMADQVQRLTDIPNLKAAFKGNSQEGDDMIRKGEIDIIFASPETLVGDPFWRSQLQELSVGVIVIDEFHTITTWGGDDETEEQDAFRKWFRYVGELRAIFPHASVLALSATCTNKIKKQVSKILNLKQGLSKFISVSPNKTNIKLVVKKIDNAIETAMYWLIDSLENMKMNFPKTLIYANSIADVSKLYSYVVSELEECAKHVEMFHSETPEEKKKTIMTSLNQADSDIRVVFATSALGMGIDVSNCHSIILFGPPRSVLDLIQEIGRVGRDGERSVAILMHNSYHLRNVTSEMKKVFSDTNDCRRKSLLKHFLSDNEMQDLDMEVDKHTCCDKCTQNCSCGDCIKLEIENLVDTGVDCFSSSSSDSDTIDYEYEADDYQSFGNENLFDDDDDFTDLNLDSVHEIL, via the exons ATGACCCGAGGTCGCGAACTTTTTGAACTTTACGACAACCAATCAAAAACGCCGTTTCGTACGAAGTTCGTTGTGGAAGTAAAAATGGAGGACGTTGATAAAATCGAAGCGGTAGAAAAAGAAGTTTGCAAATTATTCAATGTGGAAGCGCTCAAAGCCGAACAGAAGGTAATTTTACAATGTTTATTGTCAAAACAAGATTGCATGGCGGTGTTACCGACTGGATACGGGAAATCGCTTCCTTATCAGATGTATTTGCCCTTGATACGTCAATTGACTGAAACAAATTTATGTCATGGGCTGCCTTTTCAAGCCAAATTCGATGTGAATGAGAAGATTATAGTGTGCTGTCCACTTGTCTCATTAATGGCAGACCAAGTGCAACGTCTTACTGACATTCCAAATTTGAAGGCTGCATTTAAAG GAAATTCCCAAGAAGGTGACGATATGATAAGAAAAGGTGAAATAGATATCATATTTGCATCACCAGAAACACTTGTTGGAGACCCGTTTTGGAGATCTCAGTTGCAGGAACTGTCCGTTGGTGTCATTGTGATTGATGAGTTCCACACGATTACGACCTG GGGCGGAGATGACGAAACAGAAGAGCAAGATGCTTTCCGTAAATGGTTTAGATATGTTGGTGAACTAAGAGCTATTTTTCCGCATGCGTCAGTACTAGCCTTAAGTGCAACCTGTACGAACAAAATTAAGAAGCAGGTTTCCAAGATTCTTAACTTGAAGCAAGGACTTTCTAAATTCATATCAGTCTCTCCAAATAAGACCAATATCAAATTGGTAGtgaaaaaaattgacaatgcCATTGAAACTGCCATGTATTGGCTGATTGATTCTTTagagaatatgaaaatgaacttTCCAAAAACACTTATATATGCAAATTCCATTGCTGATGTATCCAAATTATATTCATACGTTGTATCTGAACTCGAAGAATGTGCCAAACATGTAGAGATGTTTCATTCTGAAACACCAGAGGAAAAGAAGAAGACAATTATGACGTCGTTAAATCAGGCTGACAGTGACATTAGGGTTGTGTTTGCCACAAGCGCTCTTGGTATGGGGATTGATGTCAGTAATTGTCACAGCATCATTTTGTTTGGGCCACCAAGAAGTGTTTTGGATTTAATCCAAGAAATTGGGCGAGTAGGACGAGATGGTGAGAGATCAGTAGCCATTCTCATGCACAATTCTTATCACCTGCGAAATGTTACGAGTGAAATGAAAAAAGTGTTTAGTGATACCAATGACTGTCGAAGGAAGTCATTGttgaaacatttcttgtcagataatgaaatGCAGGATTTAGACATGGAAGTAGATAAACACACTTGTTGTGACAAATGTACACAAAACTGCTCCTGTGGTGACTGTATTAAActagaaattgaaaatttggtTGATACTGGGGTTGACTGTTTTTCCTCCTCTAGCAGTGATAGTGACACGATTGATTATGAGTATGAAGCTGATGATTATCAATCTTTTGGCAATGAAAACTTGTTTGACGATGATGACGATTTCACTGATCTAAATCTGGACTCAGTTCAtgaaattttgtaa
- the LOC125681424 gene encoding uncharacterized protein LOC125681424 isoform X1 has protein sequence MAFQSPFTPRRIYNRSNICVLCGFLFIQVEISSTGERTEKKFLNKKLKLTDERIKAITSVIDSFKHDSSISTNGICLKCFRNVEKVLHMENEVCKLQNEISATRRFVKQKYQLASPSPSKSVTEKRLLRSPSTNVPAAKSQKTFPSTVSVINLTSLPTFDSLCQKGAEKEDLPDVLATQLEERKPVRRSLGFSETKKIDESTLTGEVEVSIYYPSGKKTTFVPNDNHRQICRTICRGQNVERNIIEIIGRSHQDVLTTAVSKLVAKECETICKRGSGALLQDRAYDGIFQFSWDKFHKEIEVKAPNTLKIISSTISNIPVVPTEKKFLCIMSTVASALHGRSQEMSSLHYQIGFILTRGTCKQKDIERLAKIGLSVTPKSIQQKLLSWQDHLDKEIVELRDKWKEGGNVKFQLIGDNWDKTILPSYRTSQDKTISLHLFHIFALIDRVSGDEDVNQIQIERKLSVVDFIPSLEDQNKLEKELTFLIASSLIHNIEILDKEFGKIYPSHFQHEYSDKAGLKTSQFPIGLFDCNETKTQDVIKLLKNLTEKYVPLDEENVIDEVFFGGDRLTDERVQSAQQAMSNADTPKERLEGFISKIEDWHRMMNFLEGICKLTYHQKSKGDRGTASFFRNFLNARNVKGKVKNSFRAYKHLYYTIFDAICCILFLRELNVTSVDEITLPDDLKEKEDESKIEWLNDICKKIVEVWIFDGQDDMLQHVREILDNPEHPENYWMANETDDRFSCHFCEKSYLNIGSLQAHEKIKHNHIVPLEEKKKGKSTKNDDQLYDYILLLFKLTALLKNLDTAIDMGDGGRSVRSSKYELPVFNRTDKIKYVIGCVHLIALTEETLSPEQQHRLIWNRTVNVQGGKNHNIANDEYLEMLNRDSKDIVTGHQTKDSIISHSKQYPHLINYAKHFDAISDIRKRKGFHKLPNYKTDVKKTMKELMEIEALTFTPGRTLVCKEVCRGRDPFSQAYKKLPTLIHRHKPKFPFRRLRNKHH, from the exons ATGGCATTCCAAAGCCCATTCACGCCTAGACGTATATATAATAGGTCAAATATATGTGTGCTATGTGGATTCTTGTTTATTCAAGTGGAAATTTCATCGACTGGGGAAAGAACGGAGAAAAAGTTTCTTAACAAAAAACTAAAACTTACCGATGAACGAATCAAGGCTATAACTTCGGTTATTGACAGCTTCAAGCACGATTCCAGTATTTCTACAAATGGCATTTGCCTTAAGTGTTTCAGAAATGTCGAAAAGGTGTTGCACATGGAGAATGAGGTGTGTAAACTTCAAAATGAGATTTCAGCAACCAGACGTTTTGTCAAACAGAAATACCAACTTGCCTCACCATCACCATCCAAATCTGTCACAGAAAAACGACTTCTCAGATCCCCCTCTACAAATGTACCAGCTGCTAAATCGCAAAAAACCTTTCCCTCGACAGTGTCAGTTATAAACTTAACTTCACTTCCAACGTTTGATTCATTATGTCAAAAAGGTGCAGAAAAAGAAGATTTGCCAGATGTTTTGGCAACTCAACTAGAGGAAAGGAAACCTGTTCGCCGCTCCCTGGGATTTAGCGAGACAAAAAAGATTGATGAGTCTACACTTACAGGCGAAGTAGAG GTTTCCATTTATTACCCTAGTGGTAAGaaaacaacttttgttccaAATGACAATCATCGCCAAATATGTAGGACAATATGCAGGGGACAAAATGTAGAAAGAAACATCATTGAAATTATTGGAAGGTCACACCAAGATGTGCTTACAACAGCAGTTTCAAAGCTTGTAGCCAAAGAATGTGAAACCATCTGTAAACGAGGATCAGGGGCATTACTACAAGACAGAGCATATGATGgcatatttcaattttcctgGGACAAATTTCACAAAGAAATTGAAGTGAAAGCCCCAAATACATTGAAGATAATTTCATCAACCATAAGCAACATACCGGTAGTACCAACTGAAAAGAAATTCTTATGCATCATGAGTACAGTAGCTTCAGCATTACATGGAAGGAGCCAGGAGATGTCATCACTCCACTACCAAATAGGATTTATACTGACCCGCGGAACATGTAAACAGAAG GATATTGAAAGACTGGCAAAAATTGGACTTAGTGTTACACCAAAATCTATTCAACAGAAATTATTATCTTGGCAAGACCATTTAGACAAAGAAATTGTAGAATTAAGAGATAAATGGAAGGAAGGAGGCAATGTGAAATTTCAATTGATTGGAGATAATTGGGACAAAACTATATTGCCATCCTATAGAACCAGTCAAGACAAAACAATTTCTCTTCACTTATTTCATATATTTGCTCTCATTGATCGTGTTTCTGGAGATGAAGATGTAAACCAAATCCAAATTGAAAGAAAACTTAGTGTTGTTGATTTTATCCCATCACTAGAAGACCAAAACAAGCTGGAGAAAGAACTGACATTCCTAATTGCCTCCTCCTTGATacataacattgaaattttggACAAGGAATTTGGAAAAATTTATCCAAGTCATTTTCAGCATGAATATAGTGACAAAGCAGGCCTTAAAACATCTCAG tttCCAATTGGATTATTCGACTGCAATGAGACTAAAACACAGGATGTGATTAAGCTTCTTAAGAATCTGACGGAAAAGTACGTCCCATTAGATGAGGAAAATGTGATTGATGAAGTCTTTTTTGGAG GCGACAGATTAACAGATGAGAGGGTTCAGTCAGCACAGCAGGCAATGTCAAATGCTGATACTCCAAAGGAAAGACTTGAGGGATTTATCTCTAAAATTGAGGATTGGCATAGAATGATGAATTTTTTAGAG gGCATATGTAAACTCACATACCATCAGAAGTCAAAAGGAGACAGAGGGACTGCAAGCTTTTTCAGGAACTTTCTCAATGCGCGAAATGTGAAAGGGAAAGTAAAGAATTCTTTCCGAgcatataaacatttatattacacCATATTTGATGCAATATGTTGTATTTTGTTTCTAAGAGAACTCAATGTTACTTCTGTAGATGAAATAACATTGCCAGATGACTTAAAAGAGAAAGAAGATGAAAGTAAAATTGAATGGCTTAATGACATATGCAAAAAAATTGTGGAAGTCTGGATATTTGATGGTCAGGATGATATGTTGCAACACGTACGAGAAATTTTAGATAACCCTGAACACCCGGAGAATTACTGGATGGCCAATGAGACTGATGACAGATTTTCATGTCACTTTTGTGAAAAATCGTACTTAAATATTGGTAGTTTGCAGGCACATGAAAAGATCAAACATAATCATATTGTCCCACtggaagaaaagaaaaaaggaaaGTCCACTAAGAATGATGATCAATTATACGATTACATCCTGCTTCTTTTCAAACTTACTGCTCTGTTAAAAAATTTGGACACAGCGATTGATATGGGAGACGGAGGAAGGTCTGTTCGATCATCAAAATATGAACTCCCTGTATTCAATAGAACAGACAAAATCAAGTACGTTATAGGCTGTGTTCATTTGATAGCATTAACAGAAGAGACTTTGTCACCTGAACAGCAACATAGACTTATTTGGAATCGGACTGTTAATGTGCAAGGGGGCAAAAATCATAACATCGCTAATGACGAATATTTGGAAATGTTAAATAGGGACAGTAAAGACATAGTTACTGGACACCAAACCAAAGACAGTATTATATCACATTCAAAACAGTACCCCCATCTCATCAACTATGCAAAGCATTTTGATGCTATTAGTGATATCAGAAAAAGAAAAGGGTTTCATAAATTGCCCAACTATAAAACAGATGTGAAAAAAACAATGAAGGAATTAATGGAGATAGAAGCCTTGACCTTTACACCTGGCCGTACTCTAGTCTGTAAAGAAGTTTGCCGTGGCAGAGACCCCTTTTCACAAGCTTACAAAAAACTTCCTACTTTGATTCATAGACATAAACCAAAATTCCCATTTAGACGCTTGAGGAATAAACATCACTAG
- the LOC125681424 gene encoding uncharacterized protein LOC125681424 isoform X2, producing the protein MKVSIYYPSGKKTTFVPNDNHRQICRTICRGQNVERNIIEIIGRSHQDVLTTAVSKLVAKECETICKRGSGALLQDRAYDGIFQFSWDKFHKEIEVKAPNTLKIISSTISNIPVVPTEKKFLCIMSTVASALHGRSQEMSSLHYQIGFILTRGTCKQKDIERLAKIGLSVTPKSIQQKLLSWQDHLDKEIVELRDKWKEGGNVKFQLIGDNWDKTILPSYRTSQDKTISLHLFHIFALIDRVSGDEDVNQIQIERKLSVVDFIPSLEDQNKLEKELTFLIASSLIHNIEILDKEFGKIYPSHFQHEYSDKAGLKTSQFPIGLFDCNETKTQDVIKLLKNLTEKYVPLDEENVIDEVFFGGDRLTDERVQSAQQAMSNADTPKERLEGFISKIEDWHRMMNFLEGICKLTYHQKSKGDRGTASFFRNFLNARNVKGKVKNSFRAYKHLYYTIFDAICCILFLRELNVTSVDEITLPDDLKEKEDESKIEWLNDICKKIVEVWIFDGQDDMLQHVREILDNPEHPENYWMANETDDRFSCHFCEKSYLNIGSLQAHEKIKHNHIVPLEEKKKGKSTKNDDQLYDYILLLFKLTALLKNLDTAIDMGDGGRSVRSSKYELPVFNRTDKIKYVIGCVHLIALTEETLSPEQQHRLIWNRTVNVQGGKNHNIANDEYLEMLNRDSKDIVTGHQTKDSIISHSKQYPHLINYAKHFDAISDIRKRKGFHKLPNYKTDVKKTMKELMEIEALTFTPGRTLVCKEVCRGRDPFSQAYKKLPTLIHRHKPKFPFRRLRNKHH; encoded by the exons ATGAAG GTTTCCATTTATTACCCTAGTGGTAAGaaaacaacttttgttccaAATGACAATCATCGCCAAATATGTAGGACAATATGCAGGGGACAAAATGTAGAAAGAAACATCATTGAAATTATTGGAAGGTCACACCAAGATGTGCTTACAACAGCAGTTTCAAAGCTTGTAGCCAAAGAATGTGAAACCATCTGTAAACGAGGATCAGGGGCATTACTACAAGACAGAGCATATGATGgcatatttcaattttcctgGGACAAATTTCACAAAGAAATTGAAGTGAAAGCCCCAAATACATTGAAGATAATTTCATCAACCATAAGCAACATACCGGTAGTACCAACTGAAAAGAAATTCTTATGCATCATGAGTACAGTAGCTTCAGCATTACATGGAAGGAGCCAGGAGATGTCATCACTCCACTACCAAATAGGATTTATACTGACCCGCGGAACATGTAAACAGAAG GATATTGAAAGACTGGCAAAAATTGGACTTAGTGTTACACCAAAATCTATTCAACAGAAATTATTATCTTGGCAAGACCATTTAGACAAAGAAATTGTAGAATTAAGAGATAAATGGAAGGAAGGAGGCAATGTGAAATTTCAATTGATTGGAGATAATTGGGACAAAACTATATTGCCATCCTATAGAACCAGTCAAGACAAAACAATTTCTCTTCACTTATTTCATATATTTGCTCTCATTGATCGTGTTTCTGGAGATGAAGATGTAAACCAAATCCAAATTGAAAGAAAACTTAGTGTTGTTGATTTTATCCCATCACTAGAAGACCAAAACAAGCTGGAGAAAGAACTGACATTCCTAATTGCCTCCTCCTTGATacataacattgaaattttggACAAGGAATTTGGAAAAATTTATCCAAGTCATTTTCAGCATGAATATAGTGACAAAGCAGGCCTTAAAACATCTCAG tttCCAATTGGATTATTCGACTGCAATGAGACTAAAACACAGGATGTGATTAAGCTTCTTAAGAATCTGACGGAAAAGTACGTCCCATTAGATGAGGAAAATGTGATTGATGAAGTCTTTTTTGGAG GCGACAGATTAACAGATGAGAGGGTTCAGTCAGCACAGCAGGCAATGTCAAATGCTGATACTCCAAAGGAAAGACTTGAGGGATTTATCTCTAAAATTGAGGATTGGCATAGAATGATGAATTTTTTAGAG gGCATATGTAAACTCACATACCATCAGAAGTCAAAAGGAGACAGAGGGACTGCAAGCTTTTTCAGGAACTTTCTCAATGCGCGAAATGTGAAAGGGAAAGTAAAGAATTCTTTCCGAgcatataaacatttatattacacCATATTTGATGCAATATGTTGTATTTTGTTTCTAAGAGAACTCAATGTTACTTCTGTAGATGAAATAACATTGCCAGATGACTTAAAAGAGAAAGAAGATGAAAGTAAAATTGAATGGCTTAATGACATATGCAAAAAAATTGTGGAAGTCTGGATATTTGATGGTCAGGATGATATGTTGCAACACGTACGAGAAATTTTAGATAACCCTGAACACCCGGAGAATTACTGGATGGCCAATGAGACTGATGACAGATTTTCATGTCACTTTTGTGAAAAATCGTACTTAAATATTGGTAGTTTGCAGGCACATGAAAAGATCAAACATAATCATATTGTCCCACtggaagaaaagaaaaaaggaaaGTCCACTAAGAATGATGATCAATTATACGATTACATCCTGCTTCTTTTCAAACTTACTGCTCTGTTAAAAAATTTGGACACAGCGATTGATATGGGAGACGGAGGAAGGTCTGTTCGATCATCAAAATATGAACTCCCTGTATTCAATAGAACAGACAAAATCAAGTACGTTATAGGCTGTGTTCATTTGATAGCATTAACAGAAGAGACTTTGTCACCTGAACAGCAACATAGACTTATTTGGAATCGGACTGTTAATGTGCAAGGGGGCAAAAATCATAACATCGCTAATGACGAATATTTGGAAATGTTAAATAGGGACAGTAAAGACATAGTTACTGGACACCAAACCAAAGACAGTATTATATCACATTCAAAACAGTACCCCCATCTCATCAACTATGCAAAGCATTTTGATGCTATTAGTGATATCAGAAAAAGAAAAGGGTTTCATAAATTGCCCAACTATAAAACAGATGTGAAAAAAACAATGAAGGAATTAATGGAGATAGAAGCCTTGACCTTTACACCTGGCCGTACTCTAGTCTGTAAAGAAGTTTGCCGTGGCAGAGACCCCTTTTCACAAGCTTACAAAAAACTTCCTACTTTGATTCATAGACATAAACCAAAATTCCCATTTAGACGCTTGAGGAATAAACATCACTAG